From the Sphingomonas aliaeris genome, one window contains:
- the arsH gene encoding arsenical resistance protein ArsH — MPLRTLSDPDHLPALDRRYALDRPALGLGAGDPPPRILLLYGSLRERSYSRLCVEEAARLLQFFGCETRIFDPATLPLPDQVTGDDHPAVHELRELSMWSEGHVWCSPERHGQITGIMKLQVDHLPLSMGGMRPTQGRTLAVMQVSAGSQSFNSVNTLRVLGRWMRMVTIPNQSSVAKAFNEFDDADRMKPSSYYDRIVDVMEELVRFTVLLRPHAAQLVDRYSERKEAGVPIDRANDLSSIATAAAQQR, encoded by the coding sequence ATGCCGTTGCGCACGCTCTCGGATCCCGATCACCTGCCCGCGCTTGATCGCCGCTATGCGCTCGACCGTCCCGCCCTCGGACTGGGCGCGGGTGATCCGCCTCCGCGCATCCTGCTGCTCTACGGCTCCCTGCGGGAGCGGTCGTATTCGCGCCTGTGCGTTGAGGAAGCCGCCCGCCTGCTGCAATTCTTCGGCTGCGAGACGCGCATTTTTGACCCCGCCACGCTGCCGCTACCCGATCAGGTGACGGGAGACGATCATCCCGCCGTCCACGAGCTGCGGGAACTGTCGATGTGGTCGGAGGGGCATGTGTGGTGCAGCCCCGAGCGGCATGGCCAGATCACCGGGATCATGAAGCTGCAAGTCGATCACCTGCCGCTGTCGATGGGCGGGATGCGCCCGACGCAGGGCCGCACGCTCGCCGTCATGCAGGTGTCAGCGGGATCGCAGTCGTTCAACAGCGTGAACACGCTGCGCGTCCTTGGCCGCTGGATGCGGATGGTGACGATCCCCAATCAGTCGAGTGTCGCCAAGGCGTTCAACGAGTTTGATGATGCCGATCGGATGAAGCCGTCTAGCTATTACGATCGTATCGTCGATGTAATGGAGGAACTGGTGCGGTTCACGGTGCTGCTGCGCCCCCATGCAGCCCAGCTTGTCGATCGTTATTCCGAGCGGAAGGAAGCTGGGGTGCCGATCGACCGGGCAAACGATCTGTCGAGCATCGCCACTGCCGCCGCGCAACAACGCTAG
- a CDS encoding MauE/DoxX family redox-associated membrane protein gives MATAPAKQATIYRMVMSEHTCPYGLKAKDLLRRQGYAVDDHWLTTRDETDAFKAKHGVKTTPQTFIGGERVGGYDDLRRFFGKTVRDPKALTYRPVIALFTMTALMALAASYAVLGTPFTIRAIEWFIAFSMCVLALLKLQNIESFSSMFLNYDLLAKRWVPYSYIYPFAEGGAGVLMIAGALTWLSVPVALFIGSIGAVSVFKAVYIDKRELKCACVGGDSNVPLGFISLTENVMMVAMALWMATAAIGIAGAH, from the coding sequence ATGGCGACTGCCCCCGCCAAACAGGCGACGATCTACCGGATGGTGATGTCGGAACACACCTGCCCCTATGGACTGAAGGCGAAAGACCTTCTGCGTCGCCAAGGCTATGCGGTCGATGACCACTGGCTGACGACGCGCGACGAAACGGACGCCTTCAAAGCAAAGCACGGGGTCAAGACGACGCCGCAAACCTTCATCGGTGGCGAGCGGGTAGGCGGCTATGACGATCTGCGCCGGTTTTTCGGCAAGACCGTCCGCGACCCCAAGGCGCTTACCTATCGGCCCGTGATCGCGCTGTTCACGATGACGGCGCTGATGGCGCTCGCCGCCAGCTACGCGGTGCTGGGTACGCCGTTCACAATTCGCGCGATCGAATGGTTCATCGCCTTCTCGATGTGTGTGCTGGCGCTGCTCAAGCTCCAGAACATCGAGAGCTTTTCGAGCATGTTCCTCAACTACGATCTGCTCGCCAAGCGCTGGGTGCCCTACTCCTATATCTACCCGTTCGCGGAAGGCGGAGCGGGCGTGCTGATGATCGCGGGCGCGCTTACCTGGCTGTCGGTGCCGGTCGCGCTGTTCATCGGCTCGATCGGGGCGGTGTCGGTGTTCAAGGCCGTCTATATCGACAAGCGCGAGCTGAAGTGCGCGTGCGTGGGCGGGGACAGCAACGTGCCCCTGGGCTTCATCTCGCTCACCGAAAACGTGATGATGGTGGCGATGGCGCTGTGGATGGCCACCGCCGCTATCGGTATCGCCGGGGCGCACTGA
- a CDS encoding DUF411 domain-containing protein, with product MRYLFAALALSVPSVAVAADAILVHRDPGCGCCGEWAKIVKAQFGRTVRIVDDANRPAMMKARGVPADLASCHTAIIDGMTFEGHVPIADMKGALAQRPKGVSGLAVAGMPLGSPGMDMPGRAAQSFEVVAFGPNGRRVFARH from the coding sequence ATGCGCTACCTGTTTGCCGCCCTCGCGCTGAGCGTCCCCTCCGTCGCCGTCGCGGCCGATGCGATCCTCGTGCATCGCGACCCCGGATGCGGGTGTTGCGGCGAATGGGCGAAGATCGTGAAGGCGCAGTTCGGCCGCACGGTGCGGATTGTTGACGATGCGAACCGTCCCGCAATGATGAAGGCACGCGGCGTCCCCGCCGACCTTGCATCCTGTCACACCGCGATCATCGACGGGATGACCTTCGAGGGTCATGTCCCGATCGCCGATATGAAGGGCGCGCTCGCGCAGCGTCCAAAGGGTGTCAGCGGTCTAGCGGTCGCCGGAATGCCGCTTGGATCACCCGGAATGGACATGCCGGGACGAGCGGCGCAGTCTTTCGAGGTCGTCGCGTTCGGGCCGAACGGGCGCAGGGTTTTCGCGCGCCATTGA